A single genomic interval of Stieleria maiorica harbors:
- a CDS encoding SHD1 domain-containing protein: MCSTVALRAIYCVLLLALLPGVVFAQRSADTIAPVREGDQVEVRWLRTWYPATVLSYAAGKVTAEYERSGSKTTGEFTLEDTRFPNGEGAWLIWKDSSGKFSVQARYLSRTESHVKIRKADGSELEIPIDKLASDLRKQVLKVPVTGNENMIDGANPVRVGDQIEVQYFSKWYPGVINRVLPGQVEVAYDYGSFKREGTFPLNEIRFPGGEGHWRLWTDASEKFKVVARYISRTQDKVTIRKEDGSDVTIPIELLAPNLRSLLAKTPITGEENKMDGANPVRVGDQIQVKYWFQWYDAVVTKVLIGEVEAQFKRYGRELTERIKLADIRFPNGEGRWREWSDASGSFTVIARFISRDETHVTIRKEDGTDTRVEISKLNPTLRRLLAETPIITPRPRNFDFKSPRQELQLAASAPGLDQVTISASAIERPVFGTGGTGFAISKSDSISAAIPIGGESQWVAVGAYSKNSSRYGGETRLYWASPKSKSAVDGPVFLDDERIVDYSPQQSRLLSVQVGGYWGQPIRFCTYRVGVGETSARAEASWEIPESKGSFGGRSQYMAKLIGGSRLLLGNDASVSLYDFATREIVYSISGAHENRFYLHPSERYFAVMDNSGGVGLFELDSGQQLAYLGGGRTYGSGVGFSQDGRFLLTISGGEISIWDLLEGGQPKTLRQGGLAVGPGTPISLLAGGWISAGSQIYSTGLKLVVWNYVGKGVTIAERQMLGRQMLVAATTNVSGQSHGLVGVATVPHDDAIELMKKVDPNSLVMLKPGLAVRIEASGDARIAQGLRRAAATRGFREDPSSEVILSGSAGPGEPVKRTYQLTSFGRAGGGGTEEHSVTPWIQKAEIRYRDQYAWGTQQGGVPSFVTFKEGGSLGAELQKSSRASYDMFEDLKLPEELLYPRYQHGLGTTEITINGFVDKAN, translated from the coding sequence ATGTGTTCCACGGTTGCTCTGCGAGCAATCTATTGTGTGCTCCTGCTGGCATTGCTGCCCGGCGTCGTCTTCGCTCAACGCTCCGCCGACACGATCGCTCCGGTCCGCGAGGGGGATCAGGTCGAGGTTCGTTGGCTGCGAACGTGGTATCCGGCGACGGTGCTGTCCTACGCCGCTGGCAAGGTGACGGCCGAGTATGAACGCAGCGGGTCGAAGACGACGGGCGAATTCACGTTGGAGGACACGCGTTTTCCCAACGGGGAAGGAGCATGGTTGATTTGGAAAGACAGTTCGGGAAAGTTCAGTGTCCAAGCGCGCTACCTCTCCCGCACCGAATCACACGTCAAAATCCGCAAGGCCGATGGGTCGGAACTGGAGATCCCGATCGACAAGCTCGCGTCCGACTTGCGAAAGCAAGTGTTGAAGGTCCCCGTCACCGGCAACGAAAACATGATCGACGGCGCGAATCCGGTGCGCGTCGGAGACCAAATCGAAGTTCAGTATTTTTCGAAGTGGTACCCCGGCGTGATCAACCGTGTCCTGCCGGGGCAGGTCGAAGTCGCCTACGACTACGGTTCGTTCAAACGCGAAGGCACCTTTCCGCTGAATGAAATCCGATTCCCGGGCGGCGAGGGACACTGGCGTCTGTGGACCGACGCGTCGGAAAAATTCAAGGTCGTCGCACGCTACATCTCGCGGACGCAGGACAAGGTCACGATCCGCAAAGAGGACGGCTCGGATGTCACCATTCCCATCGAACTGTTGGCGCCCAATCTGCGCAGCTTGCTGGCCAAGACGCCCATCACCGGCGAAGAAAACAAAATGGATGGCGCCAATCCGGTTCGTGTCGGCGACCAAATCCAGGTCAAGTATTGGTTCCAGTGGTACGACGCAGTTGTCACCAAAGTCTTGATCGGCGAAGTCGAAGCGCAGTTCAAGCGGTATGGCCGCGAGTTGACCGAACGCATCAAACTGGCCGACATTCGGTTTCCCAACGGCGAAGGGCGTTGGCGGGAATGGTCCGATGCCTCGGGTTCCTTCACCGTGATCGCTCGTTTCATCAGCCGCGACGAAACCCATGTGACGATTCGAAAGGAGGATGGGACGGACACGCGGGTCGAGATTTCGAAACTGAATCCGACCTTGCGACGGTTGCTAGCCGAAACGCCGATCATCACACCGCGGCCGAGAAACTTCGATTTCAAATCGCCCCGCCAGGAGTTGCAGCTGGCCGCTTCGGCACCGGGATTGGATCAGGTGACGATCTCGGCATCAGCAATCGAACGACCCGTCTTTGGGACCGGCGGAACCGGTTTTGCAATCTCCAAAAGTGATTCGATTTCCGCGGCGATCCCGATCGGCGGCGAATCACAATGGGTTGCCGTCGGCGCGTACTCCAAGAACAGCAGTCGCTATGGCGGCGAAACGCGACTCTACTGGGCCAGCCCCAAGTCAAAATCGGCGGTCGACGGCCCCGTCTTTTTGGATGACGAGCGGATCGTCGACTATTCGCCTCAGCAGTCCAGGCTCTTGAGCGTTCAGGTCGGCGGGTATTGGGGCCAGCCGATTCGGTTTTGCACCTATCGCGTCGGTGTGGGCGAAACGAGCGCACGGGCCGAGGCGAGTTGGGAGATCCCGGAATCCAAGGGGTCCTTTGGTGGACGCTCGCAGTACATGGCCAAGCTGATCGGCGGAAGTCGATTGCTGTTGGGCAACGACGCCTCGGTGTCGTTGTACGATTTTGCGACGCGAGAGATCGTCTATTCGATTTCCGGCGCGCACGAGAACCGTTTCTACCTTCACCCCAGCGAGCGGTACTTTGCCGTGATGGACAACAGCGGCGGCGTCGGGCTGTTCGAACTCGACAGCGGACAGCAATTGGCTTACCTGGGCGGCGGGCGAACCTATGGCAGCGGCGTCGGGTTCAGCCAAGATGGCCGATTCCTGTTGACGATCAGCGGCGGCGAGATCTCAATCTGGGACTTGCTGGAAGGCGGCCAGCCCAAGACGCTTCGCCAAGGCGGACTGGCCGTCGGACCGGGGACTCCGATCAGTTTATTGGCCGGCGGATGGATTTCTGCCGGCAGCCAGATCTACAGCACGGGACTGAAGTTGGTCGTTTGGAATTACGTCGGGAAAGGCGTCACGATCGCCGAGCGACAAATGCTGGGCCGCCAAATGTTGGTCGCGGCAACCACCAATGTCTCCGGGCAATCGCACGGGCTTGTCGGCGTCGCGACGGTTCCCCACGACGATGCGATCGAATTGATGAAGAAGGTCGATCCCAACTCGCTGGTGATGCTCAAACCCGGCTTGGCCGTGCGGATCGAAGCCAGCGGCGACGCGCGGATCGCCCAAGGCCTTCGACGCGCCGCGGCGACGCGAGGCTTTCGCGAAGACCCCAGTTCGGAAGTCATCCTTTCCGGTTCGGCGGGCCCGGGCGAGCCGGTCAAACGCACCTACCAGTTGACCTCTTTCGGACGCGCCGGCGGCGGTGGGACCGAAGAACACAGCGTAACGCCCTGGATCCAGAAAGCTGAAATCCGATATCGAGATCAATACGCTTGGGGGACCCAACAAGGCGGCGTGCCATCCTTTGTGACATTTAAGGAAGGCGGGTCACTCGGTGCGGAGTTGCAGAAGTCATCGCGTGCTTCCTACGACATGTTCGAGGATTTAAAGCTGCCCGAAGAACTGTTGTACCCGCGCTACCAACACGGCCTTGGGACGACCGAAATCACCATCAATGGATTCGTGGACAAGGCCAACTAG
- a CDS encoding sensor histidine kinase encodes MNAIAKLFSDSSLTRQVMEFSPTAVVVANDSGTILYANENVQNWFGYARSELTGSTLDGLLPEIGERDGHAHPAPPVSHSVAVQRRGERQRVVCKDGSEVFVDVTLVPVEEQSEPLLLANLSKSESTAIDGERLESERLDAIAKMISGLAHESRNALQRAVACLDLLELDFAGEDRQLELSRKIRRSLSDLLRNYDEVKRFAEPITLSRTETYLAPLCRDVFIDLQKQYKAWANQIEFVFEHEGDDAALVDRGKLDEVFCCVLDNAFDQPQDPVRIRVGFEQTTLANQQAVRISIGNDGRPFHAEALVRAFEPFYTTKQHGTGLGLSISRRIVEAHGGQIQVGNPDAGGAEIEIVLPRNLTLSARCQQGSVSKPGKRRMW; translated from the coding sequence ATGAATGCGATCGCAAAACTCTTCTCCGACTCGTCGCTCACGCGTCAAGTGATGGAATTTTCCCCGACGGCGGTCGTGGTGGCGAATGATTCGGGCACGATTCTGTATGCCAACGAGAATGTGCAAAACTGGTTCGGATATGCGCGTTCCGAACTCACCGGGTCGACCCTGGACGGGTTGCTCCCGGAGATCGGGGAACGTGACGGACACGCACACCCGGCGCCCCCAGTGTCACATTCGGTTGCAGTTCAGCGACGGGGGGAAAGACAGCGGGTCGTCTGTAAAGACGGGTCCGAGGTCTTTGTGGATGTCACGCTGGTCCCGGTGGAGGAGCAATCCGAACCGCTGCTTTTGGCCAATCTGTCCAAGAGTGAATCAACAGCGATCGATGGGGAGCGATTGGAGTCCGAACGGCTGGACGCGATCGCGAAAATGATCAGCGGCCTGGCGCATGAAAGCCGCAACGCATTGCAGCGCGCCGTCGCCTGTCTGGACCTGTTGGAATTGGATTTCGCCGGCGAGGATCGTCAGCTGGAACTTTCAAGAAAGATTCGCCGATCGCTGTCGGACCTGCTGAGAAACTATGACGAAGTCAAGCGGTTCGCCGAACCGATCACGTTGAGCCGCACCGAGACCTATCTGGCACCGCTCTGCCGGGACGTCTTTATCGACTTGCAAAAACAATACAAAGCATGGGCCAACCAGATTGAATTCGTGTTTGAGCACGAAGGCGACGACGCCGCGCTGGTCGACCGCGGAAAGCTGGATGAAGTCTTTTGCTGTGTCCTGGACAACGCCTTTGACCAGCCACAGGATCCGGTCAGAATCCGCGTCGGATTTGAGCAGACCACGCTCGCGAATCAGCAGGCGGTGCGGATTTCCATCGGTAATGACGGGCGGCCGTTTCACGCCGAAGCGTTGGTTCGCGCCTTCGAACCGTTCTACACCACCAAACAGCACGGAACGGGATTGGGGCTTTCGATCAGTCGCCGAATCGTCGAGGCACACGGCGGACAGATTCAAGTCGGTAATCCGGACGCCGGGGGGGCGGAGATTGAAATCGTCTTGCCCCGTAACCTGACTCTGTCAGCTCGGTGCCAGCAAGGCTCGGTTTCTAAACCCGGCAAGCGTCGTATGTGGTAG
- a CDS encoding BON domain-containing protein, which produces MATLPNTHLNLSGHSADVLPKGRQDDRVGGTNGGADSAQVDPPDSADPQGKNTYYREILAQSGSAELRQVDVDVQDGRIVLCGRVSSFYQKQLAQESLLPVAIGMQICNRLEVDR; this is translated from the coding sequence ATGGCGACCCTACCCAATACCCATCTGAATTTGAGCGGGCATTCAGCGGACGTTCTCCCGAAGGGCCGTCAAGACGATCGGGTTGGCGGGACGAACGGCGGCGCCGATTCGGCGCAAGTCGATCCCCCGGATTCTGCTGATCCCCAAGGGAAGAACACGTACTATCGCGAGATACTGGCACAATCCGGATCGGCCGAGCTGCGACAGGTTGATGTGGACGTCCAAGACGGGCGGATCGTTCTGTGCGGTCGTGTTTCCAGTTTCTACCAGAAACAACTGGCACAAGAATCTCTGCTGCCGGTCGCCATCGGGATGCAGATTTGCAACCGGCTGGAGGTCGATCGCTAG